The genomic region tttatcagatgtgtgtttctgacctatataattttctttctctttgaaaaacttcttttaacatttcttgcaaggcaagtctcctggcaacagattctttaagttttcatttgtttgagaaagcctttatttttctttcgctTTCAAAGGATCATTTTGCTGGATACATTGTTCTTGCTTGgtggtttttttatttcctttaaacactttaaatattttattccgtgctcctcctgcttgcatggtttctgaccacatgtcagatggaatgcttatccttgtttctctttagataaggtgtctttcttctgccttcttaaaattcttctctgtctttgttttttttcctgtttgcatatgatatagctcggtgtagatatttggtatttatcttgcttgatattctctgtgcttcctgcgtctgtggtatctatcattaattctggaagattttccacccaccattatttcaaacatttcttctgctcttttctctctctttcttattccattatgtgtatgttacaacttttgtaattgtcctatagttactagtttttctgttttcttttttttctctcttttctcttttacatttcagtttggaaaatttctgttGACGTATCATCAACCTGACTGGTTCTTTCCTCTTCgagctcattgattctttccttgcctgtgtccagtctattgatgagcccatcaaaagcatctttatttcttttacagtgttttagatttatagcatttccttttgttttatttaatagagtttccatctctctgcttatattacccatctattcttgcacgttacctgcttttttttattggagaCCTTATCATACTagtcacagttatttttaattcccctgtcttataattccaaaaacctgtgtcttatctgagtctggttctaatgcagtctttgtctcttaagattgtgttttttcttgccttttagcatgacttgcaattttttttgaaagccaaatATGATATTTCTGGTGATAGGAACTGAGGTAATCAGGCTTTTAGTGTGAGCTTTTATGTTAATCTCACTAGGAACTGggttgtgtttaatatttgctgtacccgtaggtgacagaggcttcattttcttctagtttccttgttttaatttttttcttcctgttttctttggatttccctaagTAAAAACTCCTTCTTAAACAGAGTCTGTTATCTTGCTGTATTCTCACTTGTAATTCACTGTTGTTATGGTGGATCCCTGTTGATGGGGTGATAAGCAGTTGGGGAGGGAAAGTGTTCTGTAATCTTAcgattaaatctcatttttttctagtggtcctgagtccctggactgtgaccttcaaaagtgtcttttagccctccctccctcccccagcttcggtgagacaagaaggctggtggaggctgaggttgcctaattgctcttcctccaggtagATGATGCTCTGCTAAAGTACTTTATCTTCAGGGTGTGACTTTGttaagaagagaatgttctgggcatatttcagtatggttactttccccttctcctgctcaaAGCAGAAGAGGATTTTCCTCAGATCTTCATTGTGAAAACCTGAAAACCTCCTAGGGTTCCTGGACGTAAAACCCAGGAAAGTGTGGGGCCCCCCCCAAAACTGggaccccaagatattttaactCTCAGGCTGATCCATAATTGGTCTCCTACAGTTTGTCAGTTACTGTTGAAGTGTTCCCACTCCAgataagctgtgattctctgtatctgcctgtctccagtgttttcagtggtgatttgccctgtgacctcagttttctaagatgttattgatttacagtttcctttatcttttttcttgttgtgagcatAGGAGTGAGGACTTATAAGCTCCTTATGGGCTGTAGCTGActggttagtgttttttgttttttttttaaatggtcctaTGTGAAATGCCATAGCTGTCTGTGGCTTTAGTTTTCGTACTGTCCTTTGCTTGAAATACTTTTGTAACGCCTGTCAAGTCTTGGTCTTTGTGAGGATCGGTTCCAGTTTTAGTTGGAAGTTttaggaattgattttaaaatgatttacttttcttattgttagtgATTTATCTTTAGTTGCTGCTATGTCCAAGTGAAAATAGTGTGGTAAGCACAGTGGCTTAAGCATGAGCAGTAAAGCCAGAGAACTCGGGTAATTTCATGTGTCCATAAAGTgtcttattaaaaaagtaaattaaatcaatgagcgtatataaaacaataaagatagcaatgaacaaagatgaaaaactttggaaaagtatgCTCTAGTAACTGAAAGCACTTTCATGGACGTCTTAGTTTGTCCATAGTCCTTTTAAGTACAGACGGTTCCCAACTTAATGGTGGTTCAACTtaacgattttttgactttacaatggtgcaaaagcgatacacattcagtagaaactgtacttcagattttgagttttttgaggattatcttttagggtaactactttttctattcattaaattatatttgtcactGTGCCTGGAGTTCCCCTAAGGGGTGCAGTATAGCGTAGGCTTTGGTTGGagatagaattcctaattttccacttagtagctgtaagtgcaaattatttaactcccttattgcattcagcaaataagtgcctttctgagcctcaggttcctgtaATAAAGTTCTCATGCGGTTTAAATCAGGTCAGTGTGCATAAAATGCACATGttaaaatttggtaagtttttgtaAGGAAACCCAAGACACGTGGACCCACTGAGAAAAATTCCACCATTTACCCTAACAACCGGAAGCAGTGGTTAAGTATTCAGCAGCGTAGTGGAAACCTGTATGGGCCTGTATCACATTTGCGactaaaatcaaggcataaaaagtttatagacaattagactttattttatatgcttatgtaattaatacttggaagattttgatagaatttcttataattttacttgaataaggACATAAGATTTCTAACACTAAAGCAAGGAGTAAACTTGTAAATAAAGGAGGTGTGAAAAGCTAACtatcaaatactgtttgatttataactgaagttattatggatactaacaaataaatgagctgtatattttataatgcattgtaaatagatactataattttaaaactaaaaacacatgcacatatgagtaatttcttgaatgggagtggattaccttgcaaaatcttaggaaaattaatttttcaacttttaagtttaGTTTACCTCATACATCTCCAATCTTCATttatgaactataaaagaaaattacatgaattaaaaaagaaaacagaacttttacagcataaaagcgataaatttataatatgaaaaggtagaaaaagatcacctataatattatcatctagataacacctactattaatatttctgacagtattttactgtaatagttttattttattttattttatttccttttttttttggtgtgtgtgagcaagattggccctagctaacatctgttgccaatcttcctctttttgcttgaggaagattgttgctgagctaacatctgtgtcaatcttcatctattttatgtgagatgccgccacagcgtggtttgacagtggtgctaggtctgtgctcaggatctgaacctgtgaaccccaggctgctgccaacttaacgacactatgccaccaggctggccccctattgtatttttttttgttgaggaagattggccctgagttaacatctgttgcttatcttcttctttttgcttgaggaagattgttgctgagctaacgtctgtgccagtcttcctctattttgtatgtggaacactgccacagcatggcttgataagtggtgtgtaggtctgagactgggatctgaacccatgaaccccgggccgctaaagtggagcacgtgaacttaaccactatcccacaggGCTTACCTCATGTGCTTTTAAACATAGTTGTGATCATATTTTGTCTACAACTTATAGCCTGCTATTTTTGGTTAGCATTGTAGTGTgaactattttccatattataattgaacttttttgaattatttttaatggatggtatgatattgtatgacttttatgcatacctgtttatttagccattattatacattttaattatttacagtgttttcgctgttgtaaataactcatagatcagtatcttttgtgagtaaagttatttattaagaattattttctttgtatagataaaaagaagcagaattactcaagagatcaaaggcttattgccaagttgttttctaaatccttttattaCCACTGTCCATATGTGAGAGTGTCTACTTCAGAGTAAGTTGTCCTACAATgggtagtctttttttcccttaagtatttgataagtaaaaaaagatatacatttaacacttttttatggagttaatgataggttacaatcttgtgaaatttcagttgtacattaatgtttgtcagtcgtgttgtaggtgcaccacttcaccctttgtgcccaccccccaccccacctttcccctggtatccgctaaactgttcttagtccataattttaaattcctcatatgagtggggtcatacacagattatccttctcttgctggcttatttcacttaacataattccctcaaggtccatccatgttattgcaaatggaatgattttgttctgttttacagctgagtagtattccattgtatatatgtaccacatcttctttatccattcatctgttgctgggcacttaggttgcttccacatcttggctattgtaaatagtgctgcaataaacattggggtgcataggacttttgggattgctgacttcaagctctttggataaatacccagtagtgggatggctggattgtatggtagttctatttttaattttttgaggaatctccatactgttttccatagtggctgcaccagtttgccttcccaccagcagtgtatgagggttcctttttctccacaacctctccaacatttgttagtattagttttagatatttttgtcattctaacgggtgtaaggtgatatgttagtgtagttttgatttgcatttccctgatgatcagcgatgataagcatctgttcctgtgcctattggccatcagtatatcttctttggagaaatgtctgttcatgtctccagcccattttttgattgggttgtttgatgttttgttgttgagttgcgtggGCCCAGGCGACTcggcccccactgcagccttgGTCCTTCCTGCGGGAGCGGGCGGAGGTGCCGGGTGTCCGTGTGTCCGCTGGCCGCATCCTCAGTGCACCTGCTGTCTGCTGCCCTGTTGACGTTTATGTGACTGGCTCCTACCTTATGGTGTGCGTTAGCGCTACATCCTGCGTTGTGGTTACGTTCTGCCCTGTTGGTACTTTGTGCACTGTCGTTATTTTGGACGTTCTGGTTACTTGGTACTTTGTCGTGACGTTCCACACTGTCGTTCCATATTGTTACCTTGTATGTTGTGGTACTTTCTGCCCTGTCCTGACATTCTACGTTTTGTCGTGTGGAACCGGCACCAAGACTACAGAAGCCAGAATACTCACCCCCTCACccgatttttgaagagaaaactttccggtgtcctctgcagcttcagtatgttttctcagcctctaacgagcaggggaagctggggcGGGCAGACCCCTTTGTTCCCAGTGCGTTTTCAGGGAGGGAACAGCTGCTTGGCTGCATCTgggtcccaggctggggcctcagcGTAGAACCCGCTCCTCCGCGAGGAGCCTGTGGCAGGTCCCCTTTAGTCGTGGGCGGGCGGGCAGGCTTTGCTTCTGGGGAGAGCGCCACCTCCCCGCTGTGCGAGCGCTGGCAGGCGGCCCCAGATCTGCCCCAGATCGGCTGTCCTTGCTGACCTGTTTGTGCCCTGTGCGTCCACACTGAGCCACAGCCGGGGTCCCTGCAGACACCGCCCCCTGCAAGGCCTCCCGCACCCTCAGCAGTCGCGCAGAGAGCTGCTCAGTCAGGGCGCGCCAGCTGTCCCCTCCCGCCTGCACagccgccggcccgcccgcccgcgggaggggtggcctgccacccctcctccagccatgtgccctcctcagcctgtgGAACGCGCGccgcctgggccggcccccacagcgcCTGGCCAGCGACGCACGGAGTGCGCTGAGCCCAGCCACCCCAACCGTCCTGCCGGGCGCAGCTGCCGCCCCGAGCCCAgcggccccagccaggcccagccccgagAGCAAGAGCCAGAGCGAGGTGCCTGGCCCGGGCCCTGGCGGCCCACGCGAGCCGACATGCGGCTCCACGAGCCGTCGCTGTGCCAggaccccagcctgaggcaggagctggcctcaCTGGCCCGCGGCTGCGACTTCGTGCTGCCCTCCCGCTTCAAGAAGAGGCTCAAGGCCTTCCAGCAGGTCCAGGTCTGCCGCATGTCACCCCCCCGGCCCACCCGGGTCCCTCCCGAGTCCCTCCCTggtgtggggggggcgggggctgctcgCACCCACCCGTGCAGGGAGCGTGGGTCCCGCGTGAAGTCGCTGGGAGAGCTCCTAAGAGCTCGCCCGTTGCTGGAGTTTTGGCGGCAGGTGCCGCGGTGTGGCCAGGATGCAAGCCCCCAGCGCGTGGACAGGTTCTGGCTCGGGTGGGGACCTGACCCTGTGGTCCCGGTGGGAAGCCTGGCCCATGGTCACGGCCATCTCCGTGATGACACGGCCCTGTGGGACGCCTGGCCTTCTCGGCCACATGGTGTTTACTGGGCTGTGGGGATCTGCACACATGGGCCGGGCAAGTGGATGGCTCGGTGCTGATAGTGAGTAGTTGGCGTGTAGACACCCTCTCCATGGTTGTGTGTGCTCGGAGGAGTAAGACCTGCTGTGTCTACACCTTGGACGTGTTACGAGTTAGTTTGAGGGACCCAGTCGTTTGGAAGCATCAGACAGCCCGTGATCCCCAGAGTCTGTCTGTGACTCGAGGGGTCTCCGTGGCATATCTTGTCCTCGCCTCAGCTCTGGgccggtgctgggggcagggccacagggctTGGGGCCGGGGCTCCTGCTCCTGAATGCCTCACCTCTTGCAGTTAGACACCCGCACTTTTTCTGTAGGCCAGGACTTAACGTCCTGTTGTGgccaaaaaaaatgacatccaaTCAGACCGggccatctgggggaaaaaaagacctgccTTCTGCTAATATTTTAATGGGAGTTTTTCTGGGATCATATCTCAGCTTTTACACAGCTTGggaatttttcctgtcttgtgtcttccaacttctgaagttttgtctgcagctggggaaggtgtgagtctgtccctagattttaaggaaagtgcctgcatttggagacccaggagtggaatctgCCCCACGCGGGTCCTGCTTTGACGATAGGAAAACAGATGTGGGGCAGTTAGGGTTTCTCCTGATGGTCCACTGGGCTGTGTGGGAGACCCGGAAATCCCTCCAGCCTCGCCCAGGATGGTCGTGCCTGGGGGCCCGGCTCCCCACAGAGCCCATGCAGGAAAGTCTGCATTGCTTTAGGGCTGCTGCTTatcaaatgaaaatcactttttgggaatcaaactttatgaattcatttcatgggaagctgtttcttgtcacagaaaacatGTCTCAACCTTGCTTCTCAGCCGTGACGATGTGCATTGCGTAACGTGAGtgctccctgggctgcaggcggTGGACCAGTGGGTCTTTCTCATGGGGGttgtgggaggagcagaaggagagttctcctggctcctttcatcCCAAGATGTTGGAGGGCGGATTCGGGACACAGCCTTGGGGGGGTCAGCCAACATctttgggagaggctgggggtagagggagaggctgggggtggagggagggaggtggtgcttCAGCCTGACGGCCACGCCACCCGCTCAGTGGGCCCCCCTGGCCCGGAGCAGAGGACCCTGGGGCACGGCTGTGCCGTCCacagtggagccatccctgctcccgcctcccatgtccacccgcccaccctgcccagggatTCTCGGGCCTTCTGGGCGCCAAGCAGCGCCAACTCCCGGTGGTCACTGCAGGCTCTCTCAGGCCCAGGACATGCTCGGCTCACCCCGCTGGAAGGGGTCCTGAGCGTCCTGTACCCCGGGGGTCCCATCACCCACTCTCCACAAACAGGCTCAGGCACAGTTGACGGGcgcctctgctcctccactctgTCACCTTGCTGTGGGCCCGGACACGctgtccagcctccctgcagggtccttcaGGGCACACAGACCCCGCTGAGCGTCATTCCAGACCCCAGTGTGGCCACCCCCTGGGGACAGTCCTGGACTCTGAgctgacctcccctccctggggtgacagcgtggcctcccagctctgcctgtcccaGATGGCAAGTGGGCCACAGTCTGGGGTCCTAGTCTGGGTGGGGTCACAGTACCCTGCAGGAAGGGTCATGAATACCCCCTTTGATCCACATTCCCAGGACCCTGGCAGCTGGAAGCGGCCCCTCTGTCCACTCGGCTGTGGATGCAGGTTCCCCTCACAGGCCACTCCAGAGCCGCACACACGCCCCCTTGGGAGCCCGTCCTGTGGGGCAGGTGCAGAGCCAGGCTGACAGTGTCCAGGCCGGGGACCCCGCTCAGCCGGGCTCCCCCGTCTGTGTCAGTGttgggaacacagctctgctccctcctgtgaacgcggctggcccagcagcctccacagtgAGCCCGGCCCCTCCTGTGCTGGAGGGAGATCCTTCGCACGAACCCgtgtgcagggcctggctcccccGTTGTTGTCTTTGGCTCCCCTGTGTTAAACTTTGACCTCTGGCTCCCATCTGTCAGCGTGGAGTGTCGTTCACGCGTTTAGTTGGCGCACCTCCTGCCAGCTGGTGTGGAGGGTCCACGGGAGCCGAGGAGAAAGCTCGCGGCCCACAGGGGCCTCCTGTTGGGTGCAGCATCTTTGGGGCCTGGGCTCACCTGGAATCCACAGGCTGTCcccctgagctccctggccccgTCCAGGGCCCCGTCCCGGCCTTGCTGCTGCATCCGGTCTCAGACGGGGCCGCCCAGGACGCTGCTGGGCTTGGCCGCTCCGGCCCAGCgtccctgcctggcctgctctcaTTCTGCCACCTGTGCCCTGTCCTGGCCCGTTGGAGTCGGAGGGACCCATCTGATGTCCCAGCACGTGCCGTCTGACCCCTCTGGGACCTGACCGTCCGAGGCTGGTGTTGGGAGGTGTGACCCCAGAGACACAGCTGGACGGATTTCTGCTGGGCTCCCCCACACCCTTCTGCGGGAGAAGAGATGCCTTTGCTTTATCCCAGGGCTTGGATTTTGGTCGTGGGGGCACCGCTCCGCCCCACTGTGTGTTCTGGGAGGCCCATGGGCGAGTCTGAGGTCCCAGGAGTGGGGTCGAGTCAGGGAGCAGGCGGCTGGGGCCCTCTACAGAAGTAGCTCTCCGTGAGGCCGTGCCCCTTGAtcggggctgcagggggcctgcgtggggcggggcgggtgggagCCCAGGCAAGAGGCTTGGGGACCCGAATGCCCCTTGGTCGGCTGGTTGTCATTTTTTAAGAGGCCTGAGCCGTACTTTAGGactctcctttcacacacacacgtgtgtgtttttGCCACTTTTGTTCATTCCAGTCATCTGGCCGCGTCCCCTGGAGGTCGGGGAATGCGCCCCACGGTCCCTGCAGGACCTGCTGAGACCTGTTttgcggcccaggaggtggccagCCCCCAACGGCGTCCTGTGTgttggaaaagaatgtgagagctgcagctgtgctggggccgcATCTATTTCTGTCCCGGAGATTAAACTTGTAAATCTCCCGTGTCTGCAGCAGGCTGTTTGTTTCTCGTTGTCCGGTCAGCTCCGTCATCGCTCCGGGGAGCTGGGCccggcctccctgggggctggacctctgcttttccctgcagCGTCTGCCGTGTCCgtgtggggctcctggggccgGCATCGGCCAGCTCTGAGGCATGTCGTTTCCCCTGGTCGCCTGCCCTGACgcggtccctgtctctctctagtACTGTCCACACCTCCACCTCTTGTGTGCACGTCAGTCCAGCCACCCCACGGCCCCTCTACCCTTTTCCGTCTTTTGAGAAGATGCTCACCCTCTGCACCCTTCCGTCTTATGTGTGTCTCTTGTGAATAGACacgattctctttttccttttgatcttCATCTTTGTGCCGTTTGTCTGTTTCCACGTGTTATGACTGTTCGTCCATCTTGGTTTATTTTCGTCctgtcctttcttgcctcctctttctcttttcctctcctactttGGAGTATTCCCTTGCTCCTAGCTGACTGCTCATCCTAGAAATGGCCACTACTGGATTTTTCCAGTTGAAAAATTAATACCTTTGCCTTCCAGCTCAAAACActcagatgggggctggcccagtggcgcagcagttaagtgagcatgttctgcttcagcggcccggggttcaccagttcggatcccaggtgcagacatggcaccacttggcaagccatgctgtggtaggcgtcccacatataaagtagaggaagatgggcacggatgttagctcaggcccagtcttcctcagcaaaaagaggaggattggcagatgctcagggctaatcttcttcaacaaaaaaaaacaaaactctcagacaCTTCCATTCCATGACCCCATTCATTTTATACTGCTATTGTTGCCTttggagggtttttaaaaagaaataaaatcgccGCCTTATGATGATTCACACAGTCAGCGTGTTGAGATTTGCCCCCCATACGCCCCTTTCCTGCATCTCCGACCTGCGTCAGGAGCACTTGGCTTCTGCCTGACGCACGGTCCCCCGCACATCCTGCACCAGCGTCTGCTGACAGTGGCCGGctcgcttttgcttttcttccgttTTGGTCTCAAACTGTCTCCATGTTGGTTTTGTGTGGCAGACACCTCCCGGGAGGTGGCGTTTGGGCGAAAGGGCAgccgctctcctccagctctggcccctgcatttctgtcgagaagctggctgcagggctcctgggtcGCTCCTTTGGAGACGATGCCCTTTTCTGTTCCGTTCCATCTCTTTGTGGCAGGTTCTGAGGATCTGCCGCTGTCTTGGGTGTTGTCCAGTCTCGTCGTCCGGTGTGCAGTGTGGGTCGCTCCAAGGACTCCTGCTTGGGGTTCCTTGGGCCTCGGGTCTCAGgatgtgtctccagctctgcagctgcaggctcagcacctgcgtctcctccctcccggggcacgagtccctcccagctgtgctgctctgctctccaacccagaaagcaagtgtgtttcctgttcttctggaCGTTTTATTTGGGGCTGTCTTAAGTCTCCTCACTCTTGCATCTTCAAGCCTCTCCCTGTCTTGATATATGAAGCGTGTCGGCTCTCATTCTCAACAACGTCAGAGTCCGGAGTCTTCgccagcccagctgctccctgcttgCCGGCTCTCCCCCATGGTGCCTtcctttcatgtgtgtttgtgcattttgatCATGAACGCCTCACTTTCCTTGGAACTTGGGGCGTTTTCTGAGTCCCGAGTTGAGGATGGTTCACCTCAGCACATCTTGCTGCTTCGGGGCACTGCTGATCTGTGGCAGCCTGACGTCGTCGGCTGGAGGGTTTGGGGACCAGGCACAGGATGTACATTTGGTTTGCACACTTGACTGGGAGTCTGCTGTGAGCTCTCGGGAGCTTCGCCACCACCCCTGCCCGCAGCCCCTTGATGCAGCACCAGCTTCCAGGCCTATGattgtcctttccttcctggggtcagaggttggtggggatttatttccacttcattcttctCGCTGCAGGGGCAGCCCCCAGGATCCCGCTCAGGGGGCAGCCTCCGTCGAGGATGCTGGATGTTGCCTCCTGTCCCCGAGCTCTGCAACACTGTGAGGTGACGGTCACTTCACCCCCTTGAGTGCACTCCCTGAAGGCAGCGCCtgtccagcctctcctggcctcgcTGGGTGCCCCTTCCCAGCGTCCATGCCCTGAGagt from Equus asinus isolate D_3611 breed Donkey unplaced genomic scaffold, EquAss-T2T_v2 contig_193, whole genome shotgun sequence harbors:
- the LOC139039769 gene encoding serine/threonine-protein phosphatase 2A regulatory subunit B'' subunit beta-like, whose translation is MCPPQPVERAPPGPAPTAPGQRRTECAEPSHPNRPAGRSCRPEPSGPSQAQPREQEPERGAWPGPWRPTRADMRLHEPSLCQDPSLRQELASLARGCDFVLPSRFKKRLKAFQQVQVQTKEEPLPPASSQSIPTFYFPRGRPQGTVNVDAVIAKIERTFAQFPHERATMEDMGKVAKVTTTSKVTCIICGDPLYT